One window of Leptospira barantonii genomic DNA carries:
- a CDS encoding acylphosphatase encodes MGSKNNSRAKILVRGKVQGVGFRYYILQRAQECRLSGFTQNLPGGEVETVVEGDKMFIEDLYKAIQRGPKGSEIKEAVISWEEPKGNFRTFEIKK; translated from the coding sequence ATGGGATCTAAAAATAATTCAAGAGCTAAGATCTTAGTGCGCGGAAAAGTGCAGGGCGTGGGGTTCCGTTATTATATTCTCCAGAGAGCGCAAGAATGTAGACTCAGCGGATTCACTCAAAATCTTCCCGGCGGAGAAGTGGAAACCGTGGTGGAGGGCGACAAGATGTTCATCGAGGATCTTTACAAGGCGATTCAAAGAGGACCGAAGGGTTCCGAGATCAAGGAAGCCGTTATCTCCTGGGAAGAACCGAAAGGGAACTTTAGAACTTTCGAAATTAAAAAGTGA
- a CDS encoding bacitracin resistance protein BacA, whose amino-acid sequence MEERPLFIPPGGPPGPVPGLQTVFQTVGENSLRKLVSDFYDQIPQSPIAFMFPEGLEESKIKSAHFLIQVTGGPPLYSQNYGPPRMRARHLPFPIDEKARRVWLSCYRKALDDWDADSSVKEILWNFFKDFSAWMVNLESKTEE is encoded by the coding sequence ATGGAAGAAAGACCTCTTTTTATTCCACCCGGCGGTCCTCCGGGTCCGGTTCCCGGTTTACAAACCGTTTTTCAAACGGTAGGGGAGAATTCTCTCCGTAAGTTGGTTAGCGATTTTTACGATCAAATTCCGCAAAGCCCGATCGCTTTTATGTTTCCTGAAGGTTTGGAAGAGAGTAAAATTAAATCCGCGCATTTTTTAATTCAAGTAACGGGCGGTCCTCCGTTGTATTCTCAGAACTACGGACCTCCGAGAATGCGGGCGAGACATCTTCCGTTTCCGATCGATGAAAAGGCGAGAAGGGTTTGGCTTTCCTGTTATCGAAAGGCTTTGGACGACTGGGATGCGGATTCTTCCGTTAAGGAAATTCTTTGGAATTTTTTTAAGGACTTTTCCGCGTGGATGGTGAACTTGGAGAGCAAAACGGAGGAATAA
- a CDS encoding RNA pyrophosphohydrolase, with amino-acid sequence MEKPYRKNVGMVVFNSRGEVLVGERLNFLGSWQFPQGGIDEDEDPIQAALRELYEEVGVDSGKIVAEYPDWIPYDFPENLPLNRHLQKYRGQLQKWFLIYWNGEAADCDLDVHEREFETVRFIPIEKTLDTVVPFKKDVYYKIVNEFGPKIRSFLQEIGNRS; translated from the coding sequence ATGGAAAAACCGTACAGAAAGAATGTCGGGATGGTAGTGTTCAATTCTCGCGGAGAAGTATTGGTGGGAGAACGATTGAACTTTCTAGGCTCTTGGCAATTTCCTCAAGGCGGGATCGACGAGGATGAGGACCCGATCCAAGCGGCTTTGAGAGAATTATACGAAGAGGTCGGAGTGGATTCCGGTAAGATCGTCGCCGAATATCCGGATTGGATTCCGTATGATTTTCCGGAAAACCTTCCTCTCAATCGTCATCTTCAAAAATACAGGGGTCAACTTCAGAAATGGTTTCTGATCTATTGGAACGGAGAAGCCGCGGACTGCGATCTGGACGTTCATGAAAGGGAATTCGAAACGGTTCGATTTATACCGATCGAAAAAACTTTGGATACGGTAGTGCCCTTTAAAAAAGACGTATATTATAAAATTGTAAACGAGTTCGGACCGAAGATCCGTTCCTTTTTGCAAGAGATCGGAAATCGGTCCTGA
- a CDS encoding SET domain-containing protein: MQLTKKSSRSRIFKEKDFEIKASSIPGIGMGLFPKENVNKGDTIGYYTGKILTDKIANSSKYCESKYLLWICKDHWIYGEGKESNYTRFMNHSTKPNVKLVVSVRWKTARFEAIRKVRAGEELFFDYGDEYWINTDIDPVERN, translated from the coding sequence ATGCAATTAACTAAGAAGTCTTCCCGTTCACGCATCTTTAAAGAGAAGGATTTTGAAATCAAAGCTTCGTCGATTCCCGGAATCGGAATGGGTTTATTCCCGAAAGAAAACGTAAACAAAGGCGATACGATCGGATATTATACCGGTAAAATTCTCACCGATAAGATAGCGAACTCCTCCAAATACTGCGAATCCAAATATCTTCTCTGGATCTGTAAGGATCATTGGATTTACGGAGAAGGCAAAGAAAGCAATTATACGCGTTTTATGAACCACAGTACGAAACCGAACGTTAAGTTAGTCGTATCGGTTCGATGGAAGACCGCAAGATTCGAAGCCATCCGTAAAGTAAGAGCCGGGGAAGAATTGTTCTTCGACTACGGCGACGAGTATTGGATCAATACGGACATCGATCCCGTAGAACGAAACTGA
- a CDS encoding alpha/beta hydrolase, producing MKNFFSAIRFALNTRNNSTKGISEEELQLTIGKESVGVLKFFPENKTTFKGTILAVNGMAYLGNQDPRFKAVCRGMASCGFLVFSPQMQEISEFKIKLESIEKIKGLILNLSSNPEFCPDGRISLFAPSFSASMGLIAAAEPDVGQRVKSICTIGAYGNVQTTLSYLMSAEGSDEYGRMILLWNFVHFGIGENEEVRKALHASILDGSILREAPELPKVLETMEPANREIFFKLKDDKEYRSEIWDRIVRNAGPFRSFLQDLQVYNKLEDLRAHVALIHGVEDNVVPASESTLILERLLERDLPQNRSKLVLTPLISHGDIGITLKTLPALFNLLGGFAFFFRHAASKI from the coding sequence ATGAAAAATTTTTTCTCCGCGATTCGTTTCGCACTCAATACACGCAATAATTCCACAAAAGGAATCTCAGAAGAGGAACTTCAACTCACGATCGGAAAGGAATCCGTGGGCGTTCTAAAATTCTTTCCCGAAAACAAAACCACATTCAAAGGAACCATTCTCGCGGTGAACGGAATGGCTTATCTCGGAAATCAAGATCCTCGTTTCAAAGCCGTTTGTAGAGGAATGGCTTCTTGCGGTTTTTTGGTTTTTTCTCCTCAGATGCAGGAGATCAGCGAATTCAAAATCAAACTCGAAAGTATCGAAAAGATCAAAGGATTGATTTTGAATCTTTCCTCCAATCCCGAGTTTTGTCCCGATGGAAGAATTTCCTTATTCGCTCCTTCGTTTTCTGCGAGTATGGGTTTGATCGCCGCGGCCGAACCGGATGTGGGTCAAAGGGTCAAATCGATCTGCACGATCGGCGCTTACGGAAACGTTCAAACTACTTTGAGTTATCTGATGTCTGCAGAAGGTTCAGACGAGTATGGAAGAATGATTCTTCTTTGGAACTTCGTTCACTTCGGAATCGGTGAAAACGAAGAAGTGCGTAAGGCATTACACGCGAGCATTTTAGACGGAAGTATTCTCAGAGAAGCTCCCGAACTTCCGAAGGTTCTCGAAACCATGGAGCCCGCAAACCGGGAAATTTTTTTCAAACTCAAAGACGACAAGGAATACAGATCCGAAATTTGGGATAGAATCGTTCGCAACGCGGGACCGTTTCGTTCTTTTTTACAGGATCTTCAGGTTTACAATAAGCTCGAGGATTTAAGAGCTCATGTCGCTTTGATTCACGGTGTGGAGGATAACGTGGTTCCCGCTTCTGAATCGACTTTGATCTTGGAACGATTGTTGGAAAGAGATCTTCCTCAAAACAGATCGAAGCTCGTGTTAACTCCTTTGATTTCCCACGGAGATATAGGCATTACTCTAAAAACATTGCCCGCTTTGTTCAATCTATTGGGCGGCTTTGCGTTCTTTTTCCGTCACGCCGCCTCTAAGATTTAA
- a CDS encoding glycerophosphodiester phosphodiesterase, producing MIENIQTRSDLKKPLVFAHRGFSGEFPENTMIAFRKAIDTKADLIELDVTLSEDREVVVIHDDDLDRTTKLVGNVRRFESEILNELDAGSWFSKKFKKETIPFLRDVLLLIRKSKTDLNIEIKSTAMDSFVDARSIEVKVLDLVRQSKLEDRIVISSFSWECLERIRNLHPKIKLGVLVGDESGNVEEAIVFAEKIGAWSVHPSAEDASEENLKRIAKKNFLSVVYTVNKIEEMKRYLGRGADGLFTNFPKDMRKLLKSEFFPRS from the coding sequence ATGATTGAGAATATACAAACCCGTTCCGATCTCAAAAAACCTCTCGTATTCGCACATCGCGGTTTTAGCGGAGAATTTCCCGAAAATACGATGATAGCGTTTCGCAAAGCGATCGATACAAAAGCGGATCTGATCGAATTGGACGTAACCCTTTCCGAGGATCGGGAAGTTGTGGTCATTCACGACGACGATCTGGATCGCACGACAAAACTTGTGGGAAACGTTCGCAGATTCGAATCCGAAATATTAAACGAACTCGACGCGGGTTCTTGGTTTTCCAAAAAATTCAAAAAGGAAACGATTCCGTTTTTACGAGACGTTCTTTTGCTGATTCGAAAATCAAAAACGGATCTGAACATCGAAATCAAATCGACTGCGATGGATTCTTTTGTGGACGCGCGTTCCATCGAAGTTAAGGTTTTGGATCTGGTTCGTCAAAGCAAACTCGAGGATCGGATCGTAATCTCTTCGTTTTCTTGGGAATGTTTGGAAAGGATCCGAAACCTTCATCCAAAAATCAAGTTAGGCGTTCTTGTGGGAGACGAAAGCGGAAACGTGGAAGAAGCGATCGTGTTCGCCGAAAAGATCGGAGCTTGGAGCGTTCATCCTTCCGCAGAAGACGCTTCGGAAGAGAATTTAAAAAGAATCGCAAAAAAGAATTTTTTAAGCGTCGTATATACCGTAAACAAAATCGAAGAGATGAAACGTTACTTAGGTCGGGGGGCGGACGGACTTTTCACCAATTTTCCGAAGGATATGAGGAAGTTGTTGAAGTCGGAATTCTTCCCTCGAAGTTGA
- a CDS encoding phasin-related domain-containing protein, producing MEKQILDVLNAGLGLIKAGQEGLGKAKADLEKTYLELVTKGASDNSEATVKIRETVDKVLNDIKEVSSVAGKNYEETRSKIIENYNKITEEIKNKIPEGQIEAVKAKINEVAEAIKNTTSGKAAASK from the coding sequence ATGGAAAAGCAAATTCTAGATGTTCTGAATGCGGGTCTGGGACTCATCAAAGCTGGTCAAGAAGGTCTGGGTAAAGCGAAAGCTGATCTCGAAAAAACCTATTTGGAGCTTGTTACTAAAGGAGCTTCTGACAATTCCGAAGCGACTGTAAAAATCCGCGAAACCGTTGATAAAGTTCTCAACGATATCAAAGAAGTTAGTTCCGTTGCAGGAAAAAACTACGAAGAAACCAGATCTAAGATCATCGAGAACTACAACAAAATTACCGAAGAGATCAAAAACAAAATCCCTGAAGGCCAAATTGAAGCTGTAAAAGCTAAAATTAACGAAGTGGCTGAAGCGATTAAAAACACCACTTCCGGTAAAGCTGCCGCTTCTAAATAA
- a CDS encoding motility associated factor glycosyltransferase family protein, with translation MIYSDVDETILRKNLKSLSDYNPSLGEKISEAVLGSSTSISVSSFEIKTSKTGLPVLVADGIALHSLMDPITESKRLLDGLKKEDEERVFLFFGAGVGYVVLETLKFKNVTAVWMETDPTILRYALSLFDYSEFLESGKLRILLTPLLEQDLYAAFRGISGFPISFIPHRGSNQWKKDSYEELRFISEGFFHKKDVNISTLTRFERIWTRNFISNLPELADMKPILSLFGICGGKTDILVCGAGPSLILSLEEIRIFRNNYIIIAVDTALMVLWNAGIDPDLVFSVDPQALNTKYLEGYTGNARIVFDPTSSYHSLRLPGKFKKGFFTSSPFPLIRILSSKPEEEIGAIDFGGSVSTNAVSLAEKMEARNILLVGQDLSFPDKLAHCKGAVLEERLNHIESRKFRREYHNHKQMTALPVKRVRSIRGGELRTNEKLLIFKKWFEEHSKKNSWFNFGKDGVVLEGIPGADFAKYIQKNECDLNEVRSTQDRILQIADQPTPTQATRTTRNELKTLFEQLKGFSEKVTRGRILSERLYSQIRAEDKFKDQILKNLKEMDRIDEEVSSRKGLTEILGMSIQRTVLMITEGYEGGLTLEEKKNERLGIAKKSLLLYQGLEDACKLHSKLIAKAIQRISD, from the coding sequence ATGATATATTCAGACGTCGACGAAACGATCCTGCGGAAAAACCTGAAAAGTTTGTCCGATTACAATCCGTCTCTTGGAGAAAAAATCTCCGAGGCGGTTTTGGGTTCGTCGACTTCGATCTCCGTTTCCTCTTTCGAAATCAAAACATCCAAAACCGGACTTCCCGTGCTCGTCGCGGACGGAATCGCACTTCACAGTTTGATGGACCCGATTACCGAATCGAAACGACTTTTGGACGGATTGAAAAAAGAGGACGAAGAAAGGGTTTTTTTGTTTTTTGGGGCCGGGGTCGGTTACGTAGTTTTAGAAACATTAAAGTTTAAGAATGTAACCGCGGTTTGGATGGAAACCGATCCGACGATTCTGCGTTATGCGCTTTCTCTATTCGATTATTCGGAATTTTTAGAATCCGGAAAACTGAGAATTCTTTTGACGCCGCTTTTAGAACAGGATCTTTACGCGGCGTTTCGCGGAATTTCCGGATTTCCGATCAGCTTCATTCCGCATCGAGGAAGCAATCAGTGGAAGAAAGATTCTTACGAGGAACTTCGATTTATTTCCGAAGGATTCTTTCACAAAAAGGACGTGAACATTTCCACGCTCACCCGTTTTGAAAGAATCTGGACCCGAAATTTTATTTCCAATCTTCCCGAACTCGCGGATATGAAACCGATTCTTTCCTTGTTCGGAATTTGCGGCGGCAAAACGGACATTCTCGTTTGCGGAGCGGGGCCGTCCTTGATTCTTTCCCTTGAGGAAATTAGAATATTCAGAAATAATTATATTATTATCGCGGTCGATACCGCGTTGATGGTTCTTTGGAACGCAGGGATCGATCCCGATCTGGTTTTTTCCGTGGACCCTCAGGCCCTCAATACGAAATATCTGGAAGGTTATACTGGAAACGCGAGAATCGTTTTCGATCCCACATCCTCGTATCATTCTCTTCGATTGCCCGGAAAATTTAAGAAAGGTTTTTTTACTTCGTCTCCGTTTCCTTTGATCCGAATTCTTTCATCGAAACCCGAAGAGGAAATCGGAGCGATCGATTTCGGCGGTTCGGTTTCGACGAACGCCGTCAGTCTCGCCGAAAAGATGGAAGCGAGAAACATTCTTTTGGTCGGTCAGGATCTTTCCTTTCCGGATAAACTCGCGCATTGTAAGGGTGCGGTTCTCGAAGAAAGACTCAATCACATCGAGTCCAGAAAATTCAGAAGAGAATATCACAATCACAAACAGATGACCGCTCTTCCCGTAAAACGAGTTCGTTCGATTCGCGGCGGAGAATTGAGAACCAACGAAAAACTTTTGATCTTCAAGAAGTGGTTCGAAGAACATTCTAAAAAGAATTCCTGGTTTAACTTCGGAAAAGACGGGGTCGTTCTGGAAGGAATTCCGGGCGCGGACTTCGCGAAATACATTCAAAAAAACGAATGCGATCTAAATGAAGTTCGATCCACTCAGGACCGAATTCTTCAAATCGCGGATCAGCCAACACCCACACAAGCTACGCGAACGACCCGCAACGAACTGAAAACATTGTTCGAACAACTCAAGGGTTTTTCAGAAAAAGTAACCAGGGGAAGAATTCTTTCTGAACGTTTGTATTCTCAAATCCGCGCCGAAGATAAGTTTAAGGATCAGATCCTAAAGAATCTAAAAGAGATGGATCGAATCGACGAAGAGGTTTCTTCTCGAAAGGGCTTAACCGAAATTTTAGGAATGAGCATTCAGAGAACGGTTCTTATGATTACCGAAGGTTACGAGGGCGGTCTTACTCTGGAAGAAAAGAAAAACGAAAGACTGGGAATCGCAAAAAAGAGTCTGCTTCTGTATCAAGGTTTGGAAGACGCTTGTAAGCTTCATTCTAAATTGATCGCGAAAGCGATTCAAAGAATTTCCGACTGA
- a CDS encoding penicillin-binding protein, with translation MNSRKTRLTILFSFICILFCILIGRVVFLTFFNEREVILKTGDRIMRGAIYDRRGIELAMTVDSATIGIYPANIYDPNFTAVQLAPYLEMSPDKIEAMIREKSRYFLLKREIDETLGNKIMDLALPGVRREREYKRVYPHGILASSLVGFTGMDDDRALSGLEVQYNQDLMTPTESDSSRGSNLHLTIDGLIQYKLEKALGKRFEETGSKKAIGILMEINTGKILASASFPAFDPNQYNESGEDSHTNWAIRHVYEPGSTMKIFLASVLYNENLIRPDEKFHCPGYVELGKTKIKCTDAHGHLNLEEILQYSCNVGIIKASQRIPEPLLYDYMKKFQFGEKTGFLPNESVGYFPPLKKWTPATSMFMAIGQGISVTPIQLVASAASVVNGGRMLTPRVVSHFSDSYGEILHEFKTQESPIGIREYTTERILRAMTRVVQSGTGKNAYIQEYSIAGKTGTGQKAVSGKGYVEGLWSASFLGFFPAERPKIVGLILFDEPKGGTHSGGGLAAPVFKEVVENIIPIIEQGERTVNVSLKRFQRKNVKPTEIGEIPDLIGKSKREALEIVRPLGIPVKFHGSGFCYEQEPAPGKKVQDGRLNLYFK, from the coding sequence ATGAATTCTCGCAAAACTCGGCTCACGATTCTATTTTCTTTTATCTGCATTCTTTTCTGCATTCTCATAGGAAGAGTTGTCTTTCTTACATTTTTCAACGAAAGAGAAGTCATTCTAAAAACGGGAGATCGAATCATGCGCGGAGCGATCTATGATCGAAGAGGAATCGAACTCGCGATGACGGTCGACTCCGCGACGATCGGGATCTATCCCGCGAACATCTACGATCCGAACTTCACCGCGGTACAACTCGCGCCTTATCTCGAAATGTCCCCCGATAAGATCGAAGCGATGATCCGTGAAAAGAGCCGTTATTTCTTACTCAAACGCGAGATCGACGAAACGCTCGGAAACAAAATCATGGACCTCGCACTTCCCGGAGTTCGAAGAGAAAGAGAATACAAACGAGTGTATCCTCATGGAATTCTCGCATCGAGTCTTGTCGGATTTACGGGAATGGACGACGATCGTGCGCTTTCCGGTTTGGAAGTTCAATACAACCAAGACTTGATGACTCCGACCGAATCCGATTCTTCCAGAGGAAGCAATCTTCATCTAACGATCGATGGGTTGATTCAATACAAACTCGAGAAGGCCCTCGGAAAAAGATTCGAAGAAACCGGTTCGAAGAAGGCGATCGGAATTCTCATGGAGATCAACACCGGAAAAATATTGGCCTCGGCTTCGTTTCCCGCGTTTGATCCGAATCAATACAACGAATCGGGAGAAGATTCTCATACAAACTGGGCGATCCGTCACGTATACGAACCCGGTTCCACTATGAAAATTTTTCTGGCCTCGGTCTTATACAATGAAAATCTAATACGTCCGGACGAGAAGTTTCATTGTCCGGGTTACGTAGAACTCGGTAAAACGAAGATCAAATGTACGGACGCGCATGGACATTTGAACCTGGAGGAGATTCTTCAGTATTCCTGCAACGTGGGAATCATCAAGGCTTCTCAAAGAATTCCGGAACCTCTACTGTACGATTATATGAAGAAGTTTCAGTTCGGCGAAAAGACCGGATTCTTACCCAACGAATCCGTTGGATATTTTCCTCCTCTGAAAAAATGGACTCCTGCGACGTCGATGTTTATGGCGATCGGACAAGGGATTTCCGTCACTCCGATTCAACTCGTAGCCTCCGCCGCGTCCGTGGTGAACGGAGGGAGAATGTTGACTCCTCGTGTGGTTTCACACTTCAGCGATTCTTACGGAGAAATTCTTCACGAATTCAAAACACAAGAATCTCCGATCGGAATCCGAGAATACACGACCGAAAGAATTTTAAGAGCGATGACAAGAGTCGTTCAATCGGGAACTGGAAAGAACGCATACATTCAAGAATATTCGATCGCGGGTAAAACGGGAACAGGTCAAAAGGCAGTATCAGGAAAAGGTTATGTAGAAGGTTTGTGGTCCGCTTCCTTCTTAGGATTTTTTCCCGCGGAAAGACCGAAGATCGTGGGTTTGATTCTTTTTGACGAACCGAAGGGAGGAACCCATTCCGGCGGCGGTTTGGCCGCTCCCGTTTTCAAAGAGGTCGTCGAAAATATCATTCCGATCATAGAACAAGGGGAAAGAACGGTTAACGTTTCTCTCAAACGGTTTCAAAGAAAGAATGTAAAACCGACCGAAATCGGAGAGATTCCCGATCTGATCGGGAAAAGTAAAAGAGAAGCCCTCGAGATCGTAAGACCTCTGGGGATTCCGGTTAAATTTCACGGAAGCGGTTTTTGTTACGAACAGGAACCCGCGCCCGGAAAAAAAGTCCAAGACGGAAGACTCAATCTTTACTTTAAATAA
- a CDS encoding RBBP9/YdeN family alpha/beta hydrolase: MKTYLIPGISNSGPDHWQTHWEQNYGFIRIQQKDWINPVYSDWEQSLLDQIDGSDSGKNPILIGHSLGCLLIANSSPKIKNRIGSVLLVAPPDPKSSVFPKGLVGFEELLQTNLGIPGILVYSENDPYCSPEFSRKLAETWGLQAVNLGEEGHINSQSNLGNWEVGYRIYERLLS; the protein is encoded by the coding sequence ATGAAAACGTATCTCATTCCTGGCATTTCCAACTCCGGACCGGACCACTGGCAAACCCATTGGGAACAAAACTACGGATTTATCAGAATTCAGCAGAAAGACTGGATCAACCCGGTCTATTCCGACTGGGAACAAAGTCTTTTGGATCAAATCGACGGCTCGGATTCAGGGAAGAATCCAATTCTCATCGGTCATAGCCTCGGCTGTTTGTTGATCGCAAATTCTTCTCCGAAAATCAAAAATCGAATCGGTTCCGTTCTGCTCGTTGCGCCGCCCGACCCAAAATCTTCCGTATTTCCGAAAGGTTTAGTCGGTTTCGAGGAGCTCCTACAAACGAATCTCGGAATTCCGGGTATTCTTGTGTACAGTGAAAACGATCCGTATTGTAGCCCCGAGTTTTCTCGAAAGCTTGCGGAAACTTGGGGACTTCAGGCCGTCAATTTGGGTGAAGAAGGTCATATCAATAGCCAATCCAATCTGGGAAATTGGGAAGTTGGTTATCGGATCTACGAGCGGCTTTTGTCCTAA
- the hrcA gene encoding heat-inducible transcriptional repressor HrcA, which produces MDLTERHKRILKALVDEFIQENRPVGSKTLYDKHDIGLSPASIRTVLKDLEDYGYLASRHTSGGRIPTERGYRFYVDSLVILYELTLKEKQRIQEEYLKMQFKLDQILKATASVLSSLSNAAGIVIGPAKTLDTLKHLELIHVHGDEILMILVMRSGTVQHRNIFVDRNYSQEALYQISKYLNDNLRGYDIYEIQNVVIPKLMIRKDGPEDFTRIASLISSAMTPDNSEVTLYIDGFKNLYANFRDEEEQLSQVLSLLDDQGFLRGFFSDYIDQDGVYTIIGKDGDQSMSGVSIITSNYKMGEKKIGALGIIGPQRMDYNKALPLVDFTSKLVSEMVTRISK; this is translated from the coding sequence ATGGATCTCACAGAACGCCATAAGAGAATTCTGAAAGCCCTTGTAGACGAGTTTATCCAGGAGAATCGCCCGGTCGGTTCCAAAACTCTCTATGACAAACATGATATCGGACTTTCACCCGCTTCGATTCGAACCGTATTGAAGGATCTGGAAGACTACGGCTATCTCGCGTCCAGACATACATCGGGGGGAAGAATCCCGACGGAACGCGGCTATCGTTTTTATGTGGATTCTCTTGTGATTCTCTACGAGTTGACCCTTAAGGAAAAACAACGCATCCAAGAAGAATATCTGAAGATGCAGTTTAAACTCGATCAGATTTTGAAAGCGACCGCTTCGGTTCTTTCTTCCCTGTCGAACGCGGCGGGAATCGTGATCGGTCCGGCGAAAACTCTGGATACTCTAAAACATTTGGAACTCATTCACGTACATGGGGACGAGATTCTCATGATTCTCGTGATGAGATCCGGCACCGTTCAACATAGAAATATCTTTGTGGATCGGAATTATTCTCAGGAAGCGTTGTATCAGATTTCAAAATATCTGAACGATAACCTGAGAGGGTATGATATATACGAAATTCAGAATGTAGTGATTCCGAAGTTGATGATCCGCAAAGACGGACCCGAAGACTTTACAAGAATCGCAAGTTTGATTTCGTCCGCGATGACTCCGGATAACTCCGAGGTCACGTTGTATATCGACGGTTTTAAAAATCTATATGCGAACTTCAGAGACGAAGAAGAACAACTTTCTCAAGTTCTTTCTCTTCTGGACGACCAGGGATTTTTAAGAGGATTTTTCTCCGATTATATCGATCAGGACGGAGTTTATACGATCATCGGAAAGGACGGAGATCAATCGATGTCCGGAGTTTCGATCATCACCTCCAACTATAAGATGGGAGAAAAAAAGATCGGCGCGTTAGGAATCATCGGACCGCAAAGAATGGATTACAATAAAGCCTTACCGCTCGTCGACTTCACGTCGAAACTCGTCTCCGAAATGGTGACACGAATTAGTAAATGA